Part of the Candidatus Neomarinimicrobiota bacterium genome is shown below.
GGTATGGGCTCGGTGGGGGCCATGTCAGACGGTTCTGGCGATCGCTATTTCCAGGAAGGGACGGCCGCGGGTAAGCTGGTTCCCGAGGGCATAGAGGGCATGGTTCCACACCGGGGCCGGGTGGCGGGCACGATTTACCAGCTCGCCGGTGGGCTGCAGGCGGCCATGGGCTATTGTGGAGCGCACGATATCGGCCAGCTGCAGTCCAAGGGGAGCTTCATGAAAATCACGCAAGCGGGGGGCCGCGAAAGCCACCCTCATGAAGTGACCATCACCCAGGAGGCGCCGAATTATCGCGTATGAAAGCAGCCCTGCGGGGCCAAATCAGGAGGCGAAACGGGTTGCTACCAGATGCGCAAGCCTGGATTTGAGGCGCGCGGCCTTGTTCTTGTGAAGCAGGCTGGTGCCAGCTCCTTTATCGAGCAGGCTGATGGCTTCCTTCAAGGCCGCCTCCGCCGGACCTTTCGCTTCGGCCAGCCGCACCGTCTTGATAGACGACCGCAGCCGGGCCCTAATGCCCCGATTCCGAGCATTGCGCTTCAGCGATTGCCGGTGCCGTTTGATGGTGGAGGCGTGTCGATCCATAAATGTGCTCGTGTTTTGCGAAAACTGAGCCTAAAGTTTACACCGAACCTATCAAAACTGCAAATAGGGTTTATCACACAATAGAATTGCCTATTTTGCCCGGTTGATATAAGTTTCTGCCATGAGTCACACATCGAGTATCCTCAGGGAAGTGCCCATCTTTACGGAATTGACGGAGAGAGATATGGGCCTAATCATGGATATGACTGTCAGGCGCACCTACCCCAGGAACACCTTGATCGTGATTGAAGAGGACAAGGGGGATACGCTATACCTCATTGAATCCGGATCGGTAAAAATTACGCGCCTGAACGAGGAAGGCCGTGAGGTGATTCTTGCCATTCTTGGATCCGCGGAGTTTTTTGGCGAGATGGCCCTGCTCGATGGCCAAGGCCGCTCCGCCAATGTGATGGCCATTGAGGACACGGTGCTGTTTACCTTGAATCGACGGAACTTTTTGGATGTTCTGGAGCGGTTCCCCTCCATCTCCATCCACCTGCTGAAGGAAATGACCCTCCGCCTGCGAAAATCCGACCAGCAGATCAAATCCCTATCCTTGTCCGACGCCGAACACCGCATCGGTATTGCTATCCACCGTTTCGCCGAGGACATGGGCATTTTCAAGCAGGGCGTGGTCACCATCAATCGGCTGCCGTACCAACAGGATATCGCCAACATGGCAGGCACCAGTCGGGAGACGGTATCGCGCATGCTGAAAAATCTCGAGCAGAAGGGTCTGGTGGAGCGCGAAGGCCGCCATTTGATCATCCGAAACTACGCCACTTTTACCCGGCTATTTGGATAGCCAGCTGCCCCGCCTGGCCACCTTTACCAGCACGATCAAAGTCTAAGCCATGGCATCACCGCTGGTGGAGGAGCTGTTGGCCGGATCAGCGCTCGCCATGGCAAGAGCCATCAGCATACTGGAGAATGACTCGCCGGACGCCCCCGCCCTTATTGACGCCCTGCACCCTTCCGCCAACTCCGGCTACCGCATGGGCATCACGGGCCCGCCCGGTGCCGGCAAAAGTACCCTTGTGGATCAGCTCACCCGGCTCTACCGCAACGCTGGGCAGAAAGTAGGCATCCTCGCGGTGGATCCCACCAGCCCGTTCAGCGGTGGCGCCCTGTTGGGTGATCGCGTGCGCATGGGTGAGCATTTTCTCGATCATGACGTTTTCATCCGCAGCATGGCGAGCCGGGGGGAGCAGGGGGGGCTAGCCGCACGCAGCCAGGAGGTTGGGGATGTACTCTCGGCCGGGGGCTTCGACGTGATCATTTTCGAGACAGTGGGGGTGGGTCAGATGGAGCTGGATGTCGTATCGGCTGTGGATACTACGATGGTGGTGCTGGTTCCAGAGTCGGGTGACGATATCCAGCTGATGAAGGCAGGCATTTATGAGGCGGCCGATATCTTCGTTATCAATAAGTCTGACCGCCCGGGTGCGGACCGACTGCACAAGCTGGTAGAGCAGCTGCTGGATACCAAAGAAGACCCAGCCGAATGGCAGGTACCTGTCTGTCAGACCAGCGCGCTGCAGGGCGTAGGGGTAGCCGAGTTGCAGTCGCATTTGGAGCGGCACCGGGCCTATTTACGGTCGTCGGGAGTCCAACTGGAAAAGCGGCGCCTGCGGGCTCGACGGCAGGTCGAGTCCCTCCTGGCCAAGCAGGTCATGGGTGCTTTCTGGACCGCCAAGCGCCTGGACGCGCTTGAGGACGGCCTGGACGCGGTGCCCCCCTACCAACTGGTCCGCACTCTGCTGGACACCTCCTGACGCTCCGTGCCTGCCCCCAACGAAATGACATTCCTGGAGCACCTGGAAGAACTTCGCTGGCGCATACTTAAGAGCCTGGCGGTCATTGTTGTCATCGCCATTGCGGCCTTTATCAAGGCCGACTTGCTCATTGCCTTCCTAACGGCCCCGGCACTCAACCTGGAGCAGACTGTCGCCCTGCAGGCGCTCAAGGTATCCGACATGTTCATGATGCGCCTCATCGTCAGCCTGATGGCGGGGTTGGTGCTGGGCAGTCCCGTCACGATCTACCAGCTTTGGCGGTTTGTGGAGCCAGCCCTCGGCCGGTCATCCCGCCGCACCACGTTATCCATCGTCCTCTTTGGTTCAGCGTTCTTTCTCACTGGCGTCAGCTTCGGATACCTGGTGCTGCTCCCCATCAGTTTGCGATTTTTTACCGCCCTGGGTGCGGGTATGGTCGCCGCGAACTACAGCATCCAGGCCTACCTCAGTTACGTGGTGTGGATGCTGCTTGCAGCTGGCCTTATTTTCCAGATGCCGGTGGTTTCCTACATATTAGCCCGCATTGGCCTTCTAACCCCGGCCTTTTTACGCCACTACCGCAGGTATGCGCTGGTGGTGATCTTGGTTTTGGCGGCCATATTTACTCCCCCCGACCCTTTAAGCCAGATCATGATGGCGGTGCCGCTGCTGGGCCTGTATGAATTCTCCATTCTCATTGCAAAAGTATTTGGCCCGACGCCACACGCTTGATTTAACCCCGACGGTGCACGTAAGTTGGTGTGATGCAAGTTCATCTTAGCGACATTGTCGCCCCCATCCTTGACGATATCAAGTTGTTCCAGCTGGAATTCGAGCAGGCTCTGCGCTCGGAAGTGCGGCTGATCAACACCATGGTCCGCTACGTGTTGCGAAACCGGGGCAAGCGTATCCGGCCCATCCTTACGATTCTATCCGCCAGGCTTTGCGGGCAGGCAAATCTGAATAGCTTTAGAGCCGCGGCTCTGGTGGAAATGATGCACATCGCCACATTGGTTCATGATGATGTGGTTGATGACTCGGACCTGCGGCGCAGCTGGCCCTCGCTACGCAGGGTCTTCAATAACAGGAAGGCCGTGCTGGTAGGCGACTATTTCCTGGCCAAGGCACTGAGCAACATGATCAGCCTGCGGGATTTTAGGGCCCTGGACCTGCTCTCAAGGACGGCGGAGCGCCTCAGCAGTGGTGAAATCCTCCAGATGGAGAAGGCACTTCTGGGGGGTATGAATGAAGAAATCTACTACCAGATGGTAAGGGACAAGACCGCCAGTCTTTTTGAGATAGCCTGTGAACTTGGCGCCATAACTGCCACAGGCGACGAAGAGCAAAGGCGCGCGCTGGCGCAGTACGGCGTTAACCTCGGCATAGCCTTTCAGATTCAGGACGACCTCTTTGACCTATTGGGCAATAAACGGCTGGTGGGCAAGCCAGTGGCGTTCGACGTGAAGAAAAATCTACGCACGCTGCCGCTGATCTACGCCCTCAAGCAACTGAGCCCGGGTGACCGCCGCCAGTATCTCAGGATGCTAAAGTCCCACGCACGGCGCGGCAATCGGGCGCAGCTGCGCGCAGCAATTGAGGAGGGGGGTGGCATTGAATATGCACGCCAGCGCATGGAGCATTATAGCGACGAGGCCCTCGTGGCGTTGGAGCCATTTCCTGATTCCGAATACAAATCCGCGCTCATTAACGTGCTCCACTTTAACGCCCACCGCTCCTCTTAACAGGTGACCCGTGCGCTGGTAATCCGGTTCAGTTCCATGGGGGACATTATCCTCACTGCGCCTGTCATCAGGCTCCTGAGCGAATCCGATCCGCAGATGACCATCGACTACCTCGTCCACGACCGGTACGTTCCGCTGGTGGCGCGATTCGCCCCGGCACCCCACAATGTGCTGTCATTCCCAGCGGATGTTGGGGCAACCCAGCTGCCTGCGTATGCACGCCAGCTGGCCGCCTCAGATTATGACCTGGTCATCGACCTCCACGACTCACTGCGCAGCAAGCTGCTGCGCCGCTATTTCCAGGGGGCGGAGCTTCGCGTGTATCGGAAGCCGCGACTCAGGCGCTGGATGCTGTTCTACCTGTGGCTGGATCGTTTTGAGCCGGATTACTCAGTCGTACGGGAGTATCTCAGCGCAGCTCAACTCTCTGCCCCGGAAGCACCCCCGCGTCCACAAATGGCGGTTGACCCCCAAGAAGCGGGCGAGACGCTGCAACGCTTTGGCCTACAGGAAAACTACCTGGTATGTGTACCTGGCGCCGCCTGGCCCCAAAAATCGTGGTTGCCCCAGCGCTACGCGGAACTCTTTACGGGCTACGGGGCAGTCTCGTCCCGCCGGTTGGTACTGCTGGGCGGCCCGGGCGATGAGATTTGCGACCGGCTGGCAGCAGAATTACCATCCGGGGTTGTGCACAATCTCAAAGGCAAAACGACCCTGGAGGAGTCGCTTGCCATTCTGTCTCACAGCCGGTTGGTTATCGGGGCGGATACGGGGCTGGTGCATGCCGGCGAGGCGCTCGGTGTGCCTGCGGTTGTGATTCTCGGACCCACATCCTGGCAGACAGGCGCCCGTGCCCATCATCCGGAAAGCCGGATCCACGAGGTACCCCTGTGGTGCCGCCCGTGCAGCCAGAACGGTCGACGGCGTTGCTATCGCCGGGAACAATACTGTCTTACAGGCACCACGGCCCAACAGGTGGCTGTTAGTGTGAACCGGATTCTGGGACGGGCATGATGGGTCGATTGTGGCGAGTAATCTATAATCTGCTGATTGTTCCGGCGATGTTTTTGACGGTCTATGCCGTGGCCCCGCTGAATCGCAAGGTCCGGCGGGGGCTTCGGGGTCGTCGGCGAACGCTGAGGCGGGTGACGCATTTCCGCGACCAGATTTATGACCGTTTTGGCCCCCTGTACTGGTTTCACGTGGCCTCGCACGGGGAGTACGAGCAGGCGCGCCCCGTTATCGAGGGACTGCGGGAAGTCGTGCCCGAGTGTATCATTGCGGTGAGCTTCTTTTCACCGTCAGGCTATGAGCATTTTGAGCATGAGGCAGTGGACTTCAAATTTTACCTCCCCATGGATTTCCCCTGGGTTATGCGGCAACTGCTGAGGGTCCTGAAGCCCCACAAGGTGCTCTTTACCAGTTATGACCTGTGGCCCAACCTCATCTGGAGCTGCCAGAAAGCCGCTGTCCCCACGACCCTCTTCGCGGCGCGAATCGTGCCGGGCAGCACGAAGCAGTGGCCGGTGCTAGCGAGCTTCTATCGCCAGCTCTACGGAGCCCTCACCCACATCTACACCGTGTCCAAGGCCGACTTCTTGAGGGTACAGACAGTGTTGGGCGCGGGCAGCAGGTCTGAGGTAAGGAACCTTGGCAATCCGCGCTACGATCGGGTCAAGGAGCGCAGCCCAAGCGGGACCAACGCCCTGCGGAACGGCGAGCAGCGCATCATTGTCCTGGGCAGCGTTCACAAGGAGGACGAGGCGGTTATAGGTCCGGCCCTCATCGAGATCATGCGGCAGGACGAGCGCGTGCAGGTGTTGTGGGCGCCGCACGAACCTGAGCCGGAAGTCGTTGACGCCCTGGCTGAACAGCTTTCGGCGGCCGGCATAGCCTGGGAACGGTTCAGTCGGCGACTCGGGCGCTTCAGGGACAGCCAGGTGCTGATCGTCGACGGCGTT
Proteins encoded:
- the meaB gene encoding methylmalonyl Co-A mutase-associated GTPase MeaB yields the protein MASPLVEELLAGSALAMARAISILENDSPDAPALIDALHPSANSGYRMGITGPPGAGKSTLVDQLTRLYRNAGQKVGILAVDPTSPFSGGALLGDRVRMGEHFLDHDVFIRSMASRGEQGGLAARSQEVGDVLSAGGFDVIIFETVGVGQMELDVVSAVDTTMVVLVPESGDDIQLMKAGIYEAADIFVINKSDRPGADRLHKLVEQLLDTKEDPAEWQVPVCQTSALQGVGVAELQSHLERHRAYLRSSGVQLEKRRLRARRQVESLLAKQVMGAFWTAKRLDALEDGLDAVPPYQLVRTLLDTS
- the tatC gene encoding twin-arginine translocase subunit TatC, which encodes MPAPNEMTFLEHLEELRWRILKSLAVIVVIAIAAFIKADLLIAFLTAPALNLEQTVALQALKVSDMFMMRLIVSLMAGLVLGSPVTIYQLWRFVEPALGRSSRRTTLSIVLFGSAFFLTGVSFGYLVLLPISLRFFTALGAGMVAANYSIQAYLSYVVWMLLAAGLIFQMPVVSYILARIGLLTPAFLRHYRRYALVVILVLAAIFTPPDPLSQIMMAVPLLGLYEFSILIAKVFGPTPHA
- a CDS encoding polyprenyl synthetase family protein, with amino-acid sequence MQVHLSDIVAPILDDIKLFQLEFEQALRSEVRLINTMVRYVLRNRGKRIRPILTILSARLCGQANLNSFRAAALVEMMHIATLVHDDVVDDSDLRRSWPSLRRVFNNRKAVLVGDYFLAKALSNMISLRDFRALDLLSRTAERLSSGEILQMEKALLGGMNEEIYYQMVRDKTASLFEIACELGAITATGDEEQRRALAQYGVNLGIAFQIQDDLFDLLGNKRLVGKPVAFDVKKNLRTLPLIYALKQLSPGDRRQYLRMLKSHARRGNRAQLRAAIEEGGGIEYARQRMEHYSDEALVALEPFPDSEYKSALINVLHFNAHRSS
- a CDS encoding Crp/Fnr family transcriptional regulator, translating into MSHTSSILREVPIFTELTERDMGLIMDMTVRRTYPRNTLIVIEEDKGDTLYLIESGSVKITRLNEEGREVILAILGSAEFFGEMALLDGQGRSANVMAIEDTVLFTLNRRNFLDVLERFPSISIHLLKEMTLRLRKSDQQIKSLSLSDAEHRIGIAIHRFAEDMGIFKQGVVTINRLPYQQDIANMAGTSRETVSRMLKNLEQKGLVEREGRHLIIRNYATFTRLFG
- a CDS encoding glycosyltransferase family 9 protein; its protein translation is MTRALVIRFSSMGDIILTAPVIRLLSESDPQMTIDYLVHDRYVPLVARFAPAPHNVLSFPADVGATQLPAYARQLAASDYDLVIDLHDSLRSKLLRRYFQGAELRVYRKPRLRRWMLFYLWLDRFEPDYSVVREYLSAAQLSAPEAPPRPQMAVDPQEAGETLQRFGLQENYLVCVPGAAWPQKSWLPQRYAELFTGYGAVSSRRLVLLGGPGDEICDRLAAELPSGVVHNLKGKTTLEESLAILSHSRLVIGADTGLVHAGEALGVPAVVILGPTSWQTGARAHHPESRIHEVPLWCRPCSQNGRRRCYRREQYCLTGTTAQQVAVSVNRILGRA
- the rpsT gene encoding 30S ribosomal protein S20; translation: MDRHASTIKRHRQSLKRNARNRGIRARLRSSIKTVRLAEAKGPAEAALKEAISLLDKGAGTSLLHKNKAARLKSRLAHLVATRFAS